Sequence from the Ignavibacteria bacterium genome:
CCTTCATTCCCGGATATCTGCAGTTACCGGCCAGCTCCCCGGGACTGGTACCGGTCGAGGACTTTTTCCTCACACAACACTTCGACAGATATAAATACTTCTCATTTTCCCATTCCTGGCTCAACAACGGGAAGATTTTTACCGTTCTTGTGAACGATATCTCAGACAGGGATGAACAGTCACTAACGCTCCTTGAATTTGATGTTTTTCTGTTTGGAGTCTACTCTCTAGCAATTATTCTGACCTCCATTCTTGCTACTTTCATTTCGGGAAGGATTTCCTCTCCCCTACTAAAGCTGACGAAAGCCACCAATTCAGTTGCTTTGGGTAATTTTGATTATGACATCTCTTCAGGCAATAAAGGCGAAATTGGCGAGTTGATCAGGGGATTTCGATATATGACCGATGAGTTGAAAAAAAATCAGGATGAAATAGCACTTCTCGAACGGGAAGCTGCCTGGAAGGAGATGGCAAAACAAGTTGCACATGAAGTTAAAAACCCCCTTACACCCATGAAATTGAGCGTTCAGCACTTGCTTTCCGCTTATAAGGATGGTGCACCAAATCTGCCCGAACTCACTGAGAAAATTCTTGTTTCCATTCTTAAGCAGATAGAAATACTTAATCAGACGGCATCAGAGTTTTCGCGTTTCGCGAAAATGCCAGGATTTCAGCCACACCCTGTGAACATTTCATCCCTTATTCTGGAAATAAAAGATCTGTATACAGGCTCTCCACTAAGATTTGAATTTCGAAGTGAGCTTGATAATGCTTTTATCCTGGGTGACGAATCTTACTTCAAAAGATCGATGATCAATCTTATCAAAAATGCAATCCAGGCAGGAGCTTCATCTGTCACAGTTAAACTCACTCAAATCGAAAACGAGTATGAATTGACCGTTCTGGATAACGGAAAAGGCATCACCGAAGAAACAGCTTCCAAAATTTTTGAGATTAACTTTACCACAAAAGTAACAGGCACAGGGCTGGGATTAAAACTGACCCGAAGGTTTGTAGAATCTGTTGGGGGATCAATCGAACTTCTGAAAAGTGAAGAGGGCACACTTTTCAAGATGAAATTCCCGGTTTATAAGGAGAAACTTGATTGATCAATTCTTTATTTTTTATACCGGCATGCAATATTTCGAATTTGCTTCGTAAATTTGGCTCTGACATTCTGACATAAATCAACCTATACTAAACCTGACCGCAGAGGATAAATAAATGACCAAACTCACTCCAAAACAACAACAGGCTTCAGATCTTTCCAATCATATTCTGGTGACTGCAAATGCTGGTTCCGGCAAGACAAAAGTTTTATCCGGCAGATATATAGATGCTCTCCTGAACAAAAACATCAGAGTAAACGAGATAGCAGCCATCTCATTTACCGATAAAGCCGCCTCCGAACTCTATTCCAAAATCAGAGAACAGCTTGTAAAGAAATACAACGATTCAAAAGACGACAACGAGAAAACCAGATTAAACGGGTTAATCAAAGACCTGGTTAATTCAAATATTTCAACCTTCCATTCATTCTGCTCAAGTCTTCTGAAAGAGTATCCTCTGGAAGCGGGCCTTGATCCATCATTCAAACTTCTCGATGATCAATCTTCTGACAATCTGATAAGAGAAACTACAGACGAAATAATATCCCGTTCTCTCGTCGATGAAACGCTCAGTCCAGATATCAAAAAACTGATCAGACTTCTCAGAGGGACCTCCAGATTCAAGTCGACTATGAAAGAGATGATTGATGGAAGAAAAAGGGTACAATCGTGGCTCGACGGATTAGACGGGGATATCTCATCTGAAACAATATTAAAAAAATCAGTCGAATCCATAAATAGCTATATTGCAATTCTCTTCCCGACTCTTGATAAAATGGTTGAGGGGATAGCTTTCATTAACGACTTCGTAGCTTCCAAAGGGGAGAATGATTATGCGAATAAAATTTATGATCTGCTCACAGAATTTCATTCATCATCGGATAATATTGTAAAATTTGACATTCTTTCGCAGATTTTGAAAAATTTCCTTACAAAAGAAGGCGAAATCAGAAAAAAGAGTTACTTATCTGATAAGTTAAAAGCACTTGTTGATCCTGAAAAATTTGCTGAGATACAGGAAAACTGCCTGTACTTAAGGAAATTTTTTGAATTTGCTTCTAAAGAAGAAGACAAAACAAGCTACGACCATCTCAAGATTTATGCTGAGTACTCTTCTCTTTTTATCAAATTCTACAAAATTACTCTGGAACTTTTGAATAAAAAGAAAAAAGACATAAATGCCATTGATTTTGAGGATATGTTGATACTTACCGCAGAACTTTTAAAGAAGGATTCGGTAAGAAAGGCAATACAGGGCAGGTATAAATTCATGATGATCGATGAATACCAGGATACCAACGATCTTCAATTCGATATCTTTATTCCACTACTCGGAGACCTCTCTACCGGAAATCTCTATGTCGTTGGCGATAAAAAACAGAGCATCTACGGATTCAGAGATGCAGATCTCTCGGTTTTCGATCGAACAAAAGAGAAAATAGTATCTAATTCCGGTGAATCTGTCGTACTTGAGCACACCTTTAGACTTACAAGAGAATTGACTGCGTTCGTAAACAAAATATTCCCCCGTGTCTTCGCAGACAGAAATGAAATGCTGGACGGAACGGAAGAACAGTTTGCAAAAAAACGAAGTCTTATCAATGCAGTTGACTATGAGCAGACTGTTTTCTTCGATCTGGACAAAGAATACAAGGAAAGTGAAATTACCCTGCTGATAAACGATTTGTCGAAGAGCAACGACACATCAGTTGATATCGGGGATCAAAACAAATCCGGAACATCCGGCAAGAAGCAGGGACCAAACGCCAAACAGTCCCGTCAGGCTGAAGCCGAAATGCTCGCGGCTCATTTGGTGAAACACTTTGCTCATATTACCAAATTAAACAAAACCCTTGAAGAAAAACTGACAGTTGCAATACTTGTGCGAAAGTCAACTGCTATTGAGTACCTCGAAGAAGCTCTTACTGAGGCAGGAGTGCCCTATGAATTGATGGGCGGGAAAAAGTTCTATCAGCAGAAAGCGGTTGAAGATATCTCGATGATTTTTAACTTCCTGACAGATCCAGGAAATGATTTCAATCTCTATTCTTTGTTACGAAGCCCCTTCTTCTCAATCTCAGATGAGGATATCCTCTCAGTCTCTCAATCAGATGGTAATACTGCCTTTGAAAAACTTCGATTCATAGCGGGCGAAGAGAACCAAAGGTTAAATGTTGCGTATCAGACACTAGCCTCTCTTATCGATGTCTCTCAAGGTGCAAAACCATATAAGATCATCGACCATGTTTTGTCTAATACTCCATATCTCGCGGTTGTAAATAACAGACCAAACGGCAACCAGATTCTCGCAAATCTCAAGAAACTCCTTTCTCAGGCAGTCGAGTTCGAAAATAGTGCGTTTAATTCCATCCATGATTATAAATCGATGCTCCAAAGACTGATGAAGGAATCTGAGAAAGAGAGTCAGGCTCCGCTGTCTGAAGATACCGATACGGTAAAGATTATGACAATCCATCAGTCGAAGGGTCTTGAGTTTAACTCTGTTTACATCTATGGATGTGCAGAATCTGCCTTGTTGGAAGGCCCTCGGGACAAGTCACCGGTATCCGTCCACAAGGACCTTGGATTGAAATTTAAAATCTCCGAGTCAGATGATATTTACTATGACAATATCACTCATATTCACGACAAACTCGCTGATCTGATTGATAAGCAGGTTGACATAGAAGAGTTGAAACGGGTGTTTTATGTAGCTGTCACCCGGGCTGCGAATAATCTTTTTCTATCGGTTTCAATGAAGGATGATAATATCGTTGAAAACAGTTTCCTCCAAATGTTATTGAAAGGGCTGGGTATTCCTTTCCTCCCAAAAGAGGATTTTGACCTGGAAGCCGGTACGCTGACAACGGCTCGAAACGGAGAAGAAGGACAAATCGAGAGCAAAGAAGAGCAAATAACTTTGAAAATAAAGGTTTGCACCGATTTGGTCCAGGGGACAGTTAATCTCAAACCAGAACTTTCAGAGCGCCCTGCTCATGAGTTTTCTTTGTACCCTAATAAACTGGAGAAAAAACTTTCCAACGAAATAATCACAGCAACCAAATTCCTCTCGTTTCAACAATGCCCGTTCAAGTATTACCTGAATTACATCTCAGGAATCACCGGGATTCCGGGATTATCTGATTTTATTGCAGAGAACACAGACGCCGGAGAAGGGGAAGAAGACCTTTTGCAGGAGAGTGCGCTCGATGGAGCCGAAAACGGGAGTATAAATCTAGGCGAAATCAACTTTGGCGCTGCCATCGGTACTCTCGTCCATGAAGTCCTTGCGAAGACTTATTCACCCAGGCTGGATCAGGAGCTTGTCTCGTCAGTCGTCAATCAATTCCTTAGCGACAATCCTGATTTTTCGACAGAGAAAGAAGCTCTAATGAAGAATACATCAGGTAAGTTGGATAGTTTTTTCAAAAGCGATGTTGCATCTGAAATATTTAATCACACGAATTTCGATAATGAACGCGAAATTTTTGTTCAAGTGGACGATTTTTATTTGGTGGGTGTTATCGATAAGTTGATTATTTTAGATGACAAAATTGTAATAATTGATTACAAGACTGATAAAAATCCCGATGCCTCTCTTGCAAGATATGTCGATCAGTTAAAATACTATGCCTTTTTATGCTCAAGGATATTCCCGGAAGTGAAGGTTTTTGAACTTCGTCTGATTTTCCTCAACAATCCCGGACATTTCGAGCCGTTGACGGTGAACAGAAATGATATTGACATAACCGGGAAAAGGATTAGGGAATTTGTCGGGACTCTCAGGACGGCAATTAACTCAAACGGATTTCAAAAAAATACGAATCATTGTCCTGACTGCAGGTTCAGTTTTAATTCAGAAAAATGCTTTGTCTGATATTTACTTATTTTACCGGTTAAACAAATGAATTTAAATACCGTATCAAAGTCAATTGTCATAATTATTTTTGGTTCACTCTTCCTGTCTTACACAGGCTGCACTACGGTTAATCAGGTTTCACAAACATCCTGTTCTCTTTTTGAAATGCCTCCCGATCTTACAGATGCGGCCATAAATGACTCTGTGATCAAATTCTACTCTTCGGCGTTGAAAGGAAAAGTTTTCTTTCTCGATCCCGGACACGGTGGCAGCGACAGGAAAAACAAAAGTCCAAATGGTCTTGTTACAGAGGCTGATATTAATTTGAAGGTGGCGCTCTATTTAAGGGATTTCCTCACCCGGGCAGGAGCAAAGGTCTTGATGTCACGAGACACTGACAAGACCGTTGAACTGAAAGAGCGGAGCAGACTCGCAAATGAATCAGAGGCCGGATTTTTCATTTCAATTCATCATAATGCTCCCGGTAAACCAACCGATTCACATATTAACTACTCTTCCACTTACTATCATGCTACAGAAGATGATTTTGAACATCATCCTTCAAACAGAGATTTGGCAAAATATATTAATCGAGATCTGGCTTTCAATACCGGTCGCCCGCCGGGTCTGGCATCTTTTGATGGTACAGTTTCAGATTATCTTATTTACCCCGGGGACGGATTTTCTGTATTAAGAAATACAAATATCCCCGCTGTACTCGTTGAATG
This genomic interval carries:
- a CDS encoding N-acetylmuramoyl-L-alanine amidase — encoded protein: MNLNTVSKSIVIIIFGSLFLSYTGCTTVNQVSQTSCSLFEMPPDLTDAAINDSVIKFYSSALKGKVFFLDPGHGGSDRKNKSPNGLVTEADINLKVALYLRDFLTRAGAKVLMSRDTDKTVELKERSRLANESEAGFFISIHHNAPGKPTDSHINYSSTYYHATEDDFEHHPSNRDLAKYINRDLAFNTGRPPGLASFDGTVSDYLIYPGDGFSVLRNTNIPAVLVECSFFTNLNEEIRLSDSLYNKLEAWGIFKGTGKYFRAAVPQLSLKTRQIVKSKLELKVDINSKQEIRSHQIKVFKDKELLPEKFYTVSNNLLTIDLGDSWKKETVVKVVVTNKSGLSNLPFVITLTPEVN
- a CDS encoding UvrD-helicase domain-containing protein, which produces MTKLTPKQQQASDLSNHILVTANAGSGKTKVLSGRYIDALLNKNIRVNEIAAISFTDKAASELYSKIREQLVKKYNDSKDDNEKTRLNGLIKDLVNSNISTFHSFCSSLLKEYPLEAGLDPSFKLLDDQSSDNLIRETTDEIISRSLVDETLSPDIKKLIRLLRGTSRFKSTMKEMIDGRKRVQSWLDGLDGDISSETILKKSVESINSYIAILFPTLDKMVEGIAFINDFVASKGENDYANKIYDLLTEFHSSSDNIVKFDILSQILKNFLTKEGEIRKKSYLSDKLKALVDPEKFAEIQENCLYLRKFFEFASKEEDKTSYDHLKIYAEYSSLFIKFYKITLELLNKKKKDINAIDFEDMLILTAELLKKDSVRKAIQGRYKFMMIDEYQDTNDLQFDIFIPLLGDLSTGNLYVVGDKKQSIYGFRDADLSVFDRTKEKIVSNSGESVVLEHTFRLTRELTAFVNKIFPRVFADRNEMLDGTEEQFAKKRSLINAVDYEQTVFFDLDKEYKESEITLLINDLSKSNDTSVDIGDQNKSGTSGKKQGPNAKQSRQAEAEMLAAHLVKHFAHITKLNKTLEEKLTVAILVRKSTAIEYLEEALTEAGVPYELMGGKKFYQQKAVEDISMIFNFLTDPGNDFNLYSLLRSPFFSISDEDILSVSQSDGNTAFEKLRFIAGEENQRLNVAYQTLASLIDVSQGAKPYKIIDHVLSNTPYLAVVNNRPNGNQILANLKKLLSQAVEFENSAFNSIHDYKSMLQRLMKESEKESQAPLSEDTDTVKIMTIHQSKGLEFNSVYIYGCAESALLEGPRDKSPVSVHKDLGLKFKISESDDIYYDNITHIHDKLADLIDKQVDIEELKRVFYVAVTRAANNLFLSVSMKDDNIVENSFLQMLLKGLGIPFLPKEDFDLEAGTLTTARNGEEGQIESKEEQITLKIKVCTDLVQGTVNLKPELSERPAHEFSLYPNKLEKKLSNEIITATKFLSFQQCPFKYYLNYISGITGIPGLSDFIAENTDAGEGEEDLLQESALDGAENGSINLGEINFGAAIGTLVHEVLAKTYSPRLDQELVSSVVNQFLSDNPDFSTEKEALMKNTSGKLDSFFKSDVASEIFNHTNFDNEREIFVQVDDFYLVGVIDKLIILDDKIVIIDYKTDKNPDASLARYVDQLKYYAFLCSRIFPEVKVFELRLIFLNNPGHFEPLTVNRNDIDITGKRIREFVGTLRTAINSNGFQKNTNHCPDCRFSFNSEKCFV